AATGCTAGTTATCCAAGGGAGGGGATAATTCCTCCTAAGTCAAACGCGACTAACGGTGGAAAGCGATTGGGGAACGAATCCGCCCAAACGGACTGGTCTGAAAACAACAAGAGGAGGGTCGCAAACCCTCCCCAAGTGTCAGCCTGTCAGCCCGGGGGTGCGCCCATTGGGCCAGGGCAGGCCATCCGGTCAGTGGTGCAGCGTGGCCTGGGACGGCTCGCAGGCCGCAGCCGTGGCCTGGCTGCAGACGGGGCAGCCCTCGCACCGCACCGTGCGATCGCCGAACACGCCGAGAATCGTCTCCAGGGCCTCGTCCCGGCCGGGAGGCCGGTCGGCGAGGTGAACCGTGAGGGAACGGGGCGCAAGCGTGATCAGCGCGGAGATGAGCAGGTCCTCGTAGCTGACCTCGCTCTCCACCATCTCCACCACAAACTCCTCCAGGGCCTCGCTGCGGATGGCGCCGCCGTCGTCATCGAGCAGCCGGAAGGCGTGGCCGGGACCCAGCAGCACGTGCACATGCTCGATGCGGGGCTCCTGAATCTCGACGAAATGCCTCAGGAGTCGGATGAACTCCCGGTGCTCCCGCTCCATCAGAAACTCATCAACCGCCCGGTCCACGGCGTCTTCCAGCTCCTCGATGTAGTCGCGCAGCCGGAAGTTGACAAAGCCCTCGAGCACCAGCTCGTCGGCGGTGTCGAAGTAGTCCCGCAGCCGGTGCAGGATCAGGCTCTTGCGGTTGACCTTGTATCCGTTGGGGGAGTCACTGCCGCCGTTCAGGGTGCGTCCGGTGTAGTCTGCGATGAGATCCTGCTCGTCCCGCGAAAAGTAGGAGTACGAGCCGCGGATGATCTTCCGGATGAGATCGCTCTCCCACTTCTCCACGATCACGTCGGACAGGGCGCTGGCGACAGAGTGGCGCAGGAGGGCGTCGGCCTGGGAGGACCGGCCTGCGCCGTCCACCGCGCAGTCGAGGAAGGCGAAGCTCCCCCGGTGTGACTGGCCGATGCGCACCTGCAGGCCCTCTTCCCGGAGGAACCGGAACTCGTCGTCCAGGCGCTGGCGAATTTCGTCGATTCCTGCCGCAGTCCCTATCGTGATCGCTTGCACGGCCGTTTCACCCCTCTTTGCAAGAAATCGGCTCCGAGGGATCGCACGAAGCGTCTCGAAGCCGAGGGTATCTGCCGTAGTAGTATATGACCGGCCGCGAAAAAGCTATACAGCCTCCTGGAACCGACGCCAGACGACGACCGCCAGGGTGAAGAGGAACAGCTGGATCACCGCCGACACCGCGCACCACAGGCAGATCGCATGGATCACGAACAGCTCCAGGTAGGTCAGGTACGCCGAGAACAGAAGCCCCACCAGCGCCGTGCCAAACAGCGCCAGCACCACCCACTCGGCC
The nucleotide sequence above comes from Symbiobacterium thermophilum IAM 14863. Encoded proteins:
- the ytxC gene encoding putative sporulation protein YtxC encodes the protein MQAITIGTAAGIDEIRQRLDDEFRFLREEGLQVRIGQSHRGSFAFLDCAVDGAGRSSQADALLRHSVASALSDVIVEKWESDLIRKIIRGSYSYFSRDEQDLIADYTGRTLNGGSDSPNGYKVNRKSLILHRLRDYFDTADELVLEGFVNFRLRDYIEELEDAVDRAVDEFLMEREHREFIRLLRHFVEIQEPRIEHVHVLLGPGHAFRLLDDDGGAIRSEALEEFVVEMVESEVSYEDLLISALITLAPRSLTVHLADRPPGRDEALETILGVFGDRTVRCEGCPVCSQATAAACEPSQATLHH